From one Leishmania infantum JPCM5 genome chromosome 29 genomic stretch:
- a CDS encoding putative KU70 protein, translating into MDEFAEWGEGTTGVVAADSTYTEGLDLDEFREQLWQRNQRDAVVCLVDCNEGMFGVLPAGESAKTTQTGKNGEGAPVHTRGVTKLALLTIGQGAAMSSGAAGGSKAAVGSSPSFFSMTMQCILALLKEKMMCGSKDVVAIVLYNTRTSAPSTGFRGVYVMQEATRIGTECMQKVEQLEAAGAPGSVAYEEFEARIGHWPTASTSPALAAASSASGRAEPKAALPAALAAFPAFKFSEALWEAQRILLSLRSVQAIRHRRLFVFTNRDDPSGGDAHEWNLCRSRACDLGKEGVVLEVFGFGNAGSGGGPHTSGISKVAGTVANTSRGELPISLTAPVGADGTGSCSSGSSASPLFAVLNERGQSLDPAAATTDTTIGQSGSGQSDSPSPAATGFVQDFFWGPLLREMQMAAARFRASGDGDDLVALAEARGEAFVSGGEGAIYMNSGAGALQQLLVSVVRRAHPQRPFRHCLLRIGGLSGTSTALSATTAAATARDEEEALRVAAVPRMAVSLYVPLMRARLPQREWLDGRTNRMLRRVVHLNARTTAAGRDSDDAGAGNKEGDSGSPTKQLQRLRNEKNCTSESMVRQEDVDPDDLCYCAPVGKERVYFTSEERKRMVEVAATGTEPGFTVLLFKDLVDAVKREHVVRRSSFLHSCVQRGGAHSHRLFVLFVRRLRAKQKVAIAQYCSSTTTAPRLVALVPSPDLTAHPEKRDQVPVDGMGLYVVPLPYAEELRAVPELRTCTRVSKHATPVLADSSVDPTHLELAKQVVSALTVSYQVDAVLNPALQRQYRKLQELARQFFPLADNPLHPAGGTALAKAGEEGPSTDGAEKTPQELDNTLPDYEGMQRFAALFQSFNKEVLGKDYNAFLYCPQPRVAGSATRRPRDSAAGAGAMEAAGPTAASAEEDACNVSIEELIRRAAAENAWDGLIIPQLKEYLATANVSSGGARRKADLIELVKQHFPLPS; encoded by the coding sequence ATGGATGAATTTGCAGAGTGGGGCGAGGGCACGACTGGTGTCGTTGCAGCAGACAGCACCTACACCGAGGGGCTCGACCTCGATGAGTTTCGTGAGCAGCTGTGGCAGCGCAATCAGCGCGATGCCGTTGTGTGCCTTGTTGACTGCAACGAGGGCATGTTCGGAGTGCTGCCAGCTGGCGAGTCGGCGAAGACGACTCAGACTGGTAAGAACGGGGAGGGTGCACCGGTGCACACTCGTGGTGTCACGAAACTCGCACTGCTCACCATTGGTCAGGGGGCAGCTATGAGTAGTGGTGCTGCGGGGGGCTCGAAGGCCGCCGTCGGGtcctccccttctttctTCTCCATGACGATGCAGTGCATCCTCGCGCTGCTAAAAGAGAAGATGATGTGCGGCAGCAAGGACGTCGTGGCGATTGTGTTGTACAACACACGAACGTCAGCCCCCTCGACGGGCTTCCGCGGGGTCTACGTGATGCAGGAGGCCACTCGCATCGGCACGGAATGCATGCAGAAagtggagcagctggaggcagCTGGCGCTCCCGGATCCGTCGCGTACGAGGAGTTTGAGGCGCGCATCGGTCACTGGCCCACTGCATCGACATCCCCCGCTCTcgccgcggcgtcttcgGCTAGCGGTCGCGCAGAGCCGAAGGCTGCTCTTCCGGCAGCTTTGGCCGCCTTTCCCGCATTCAAGTTCAGCGAAGCACTCTGGGAGGCTCAGCGCATCTTGCTGAGCCTCCGCAGCGTGCAGGCTATTCGCCATCGGCGGCTCTTCGTCTTCACAAACCGCGACGACCcgagcggcggtgacgcacATGAGTGGAACctgtgccgcagccgcgcatgCGACCTAGGCAAGGAAGGCGTCGTACTTGAAGTTTTCGGCTTCGGCAAcgccggcagtggtggcggtcCACACACAAGCGGCATCTCCAAAGTCGCAGGCACGGTGGCGAACACCAGTCGAGGCGAGCTGCCGATCTCCCTCACCGCGCCAGTAGGCGCAGACGGTACCGGCAGCTGCAGTAGCGGCAGCTCTGCAAGTCCGCTCTTTGCCGTTTTGAACGAGCGTGGTCAGTCGCTTGaccctgccgctgccactacGGACACCACTATCGGCCAGAGCGGATCAGGTCAGTCAGACTCGCCGTCTCCGGCCGCAACGGGCTTTGTGCAAGACTTCTTCTGGGGTCCATTGCTGCGAGAGATGCAGATGGCAGCTGCGCGATTTCGTGccagtggcgacggcgacgattTGGTGGCGCTGGCTGAGGCCCGCGGTGAGGCCTTCGTGAGCGGCGGTGAGGGTGCGATCTACATGAATagtggcgctggagcgctgcagcagctgctcgtcTCTGTCGTGCGTCGCGCACATCCGCAGCGGCCCTTTCGGCACTGCCTGCTCCGCATCGGTGGTCTCTCTGGAACGAGCACTGCGCTGTctgcgacgacagcggcagcgacagcgagagatgaagaggaggcgttgcgagttgctgccgtgccgcggATGGCTGTGAGTCTGTACGTTCCTCTCATGCGCGCTCGCCTTCCGCAGCGAGAGTGGCTGGATGGGCGCACGAACCgcatgctgcgccgcgtcgttCACCTCAATGCACGTACCACCGCAGCTGGTCgggacagcgacgacgccggtgcGGGGAACAAAGAAGgggacagcggcagccccacaaaacagctgcagcgcctccgcaaCGAGAAGAATTGCACGAGCGAGTCGATGGTGAGGCAGGAAGACGTGGATCCCGACGATCTTTGCTACTGCGCACCCGTTGGAAAGGAGCGCGTCTACTTTACCAGCGAGGAGCGCAAGCGAatggtggaggtggcggcaaCCGGGACGGAGCCTGGCTTCACGGTGTTGCTATTCAAGGATCTTGTTGACGCTGTGAAGCGGGAGCATGTGGTGCGACGAAGCTCTTTCCTTCATtcgtgcgtgcagcgcggcggtgctcacTCGCATCGCCTGTTTGTCCTTTTCGTGCGTCGGCTGCGTGCAAAGCAGAAGGTTGCGATTGCACAATATTGCAGCTCAAccaccacagcgccgcgTCTTGTGGCTCTGGTGCCATCGCCAGACCTCACAGCGCATCCGGAGAAGCGCGATCAGGTGCCGGTGGATGGGATGGGGCTCTACGTGGTGCCTCTTCCCtacgccgaggagctgcgcgccgtgccggagctgcgcacgtgcacgcgcgtcaGCAAACACGCCACCCCTGTACTGGCGGACAGCTCCGTTGATCCAACGCACCTCGAACTTGCAAAGCAGGTTGTGAGTGCACTGACGGTGTCCTACCAAGTAGACGCGGTGCTCAATCCCGCGCTCCAGCGGCAGTACCGCAAACTGCAAGAGCTCGCCCGACAGTTCTTCCCGCTGGCAGACAATCCCTTGCACCCAGCCGGCGGGACTGCTTTGGCGAAGGCGGGGGAGGAAGGCCCTTCTACGGATGGCGCAGAGAAGACGCCGCAGGAGCTGGACAACACCCTCCCCGACTACGAGGGCATGCAACGCTTCGCAGCGCTCTTCCAGAGCTTCAACAAAGAGGTGCTGGGAAAGGACTACAACGCTTTCCTGTACTgcccgcagccgcgcgtggcaggctcggcgacgcgccgcccgcgcgacagcgcagcgggtgcgggAGCCATGGAGGCAGCAGGGCCGACGGCAGCCTCCGCCGAAGAGGACGCCTGCAATGTGTCCATCGAGGAGCTGattcgccgcgctgccgctgagaaTGCGTGGGATGGCTTGATCATACCTCAACTCAAGGAGTATCTGGCGACTGCGAACGTGAGCTCCGGCGGGGCAAGACGCAAGGCGGACCTGATCGAACTTGTCAAGCAGCATTTTCCGCTGCCATCCTAA
- a CDS encoding putative ribosomal protein L1a encodes MSARPSVSVYSASSDSVVGTCPLPAVFTAPIRNDIVKFVHTNMAKNSRQAYAVNRLSGMNHSAHSWGTGRAVARIPRISGGGTSTSGAGAFGNMCRGGRMFAPTKIFRRWHRKINLHQKRFAVVSALAASSVPSLVMSRGHRIDNVPEVPLVVEDSIQGYEKTKEAMAFLKAIAAIDDVNRVNDSREIRAGRGKMRNRRYVARRGPMLVMPNNKGTRAFRNIFGLDLANVSALNLLHLAPGGHVGRFVIWTKSAFEQLDKIFGTFTEASAVKKGFTLPAPMLTNTDVTRIMQSEEVRRVLKPKKLQAKKASRYQTPTNGIKNRRLRLRLNPYVKRETAAAKGMRNVANRDARRKAKMARVTKAKKAATKSAKQ; translated from the coding sequence ATGTCTGCCCGCCCGTCTGTGAGCGTGTACTCGGCGTCGTCCGACTCCGTTGTCGGGACGTGCCCGCTGCCGGCCGTGTTCACTGCGCCGATCCGCAACGACATCGTGAAGTTCGTGCACACGAACATGGCGAAGAACTCGCGCCAGGCGTACGCGGTGAACCGCCTGTCCGGCATGAACCACTCGGCGCACTCGTGGGGCACCGgccgcgccgtggcgcgTATTccgcgcatcagcggcggtggcacgaGCACGtccggcgccggtgcgttCGGCAACATGTGCCGTGGTGGCCGCATGTTTGCGCCGACGAAGATCTTccgccgctggcaccgcAAGATCAACCTGCACCAGAAGCGCTTCGCTGTGGTGTCTGCGCTCGCCGCGTCGTCTGTGCCGTCGCTGGTGATGTCGCGCGGCCACAGGATCGACAACGTGCcggaggtgccgctggtggtggaggaCTCGATCCAGGGCTACGAGAAGACGAAGGAGGCCATGGCGTTCCTGAAGGCGATCGCTGCGATCGACGACGTGAACCGCGTGAACGACTCGCGCGAGATCCGTGCTGGCCGCGGCAAGATGCGCAACCGCCGCTACGTGGCGCGCCGCGGTCCGATGCTGGTGATGCCGAACAACAAGGGCACGCGTGCGTTCCGCAACATCTTCGGGCTGGACCTGGCGAACGTGAGCGCGCTGAACCTGCTGCACCTGGCGCCCGGTGGCCACGTTGGCCGCTTCGTGATCTGGACGAAGTCGGCGTTCGAGCAGCTGGACAAGATCTTCGGCACGTTCACGGAGGCGTCCGCTGTGAAGAAGGGCTTcacgctgccggcgccgatgcTGACGAACACGGACGTGACGCGCATCATGCAgtcggaggaggtgcgccgcgtgctgaagccgaagaagctgcaggcgaagaaggcgagcCGCTACCAGACGCCGACGAACGGCATCAAGaaccgccgcctgcgcctgcgcctgaACCCGTACGTGAAGCGCgagacggctgctgcgaaggGCATGCGCAACGTTGCCAACCGCGATGCGCGCCGCAAGGCGAAGATGGCGCGCGTgacgaaggcgaagaaggcggcgacCAAGTCGGCGAAGCAGtaa
- a CDS encoding putative ribosomal protein L1a, which yields MSARPSVSVYSASSDSVVGTCPLPAVFTAPIRNDIVKFVHTNMAKNSRQAYAVNRLSGMNHSAHSWGTGRAVARIPRISGGGTSTSGAGAFGNMCRGGRMFAPTKIFRRWHRKINLHQKRFAVVSALAASSVPSLVMSRGHRIDNVPEVPLVVEDSIQGYEKTKEAMAFLKAIAAIDDVNRVNDSREIRAGCGKMRNRRYVARRGPMLVMPNNKGTRAFRNIFGLDLANVSALNLLHLAPGGHVGRFVIWTKSAFEQLDKIFGTFTEASAVKKGFTLPAPMLTNTDVTRIMQSEEVRRVLKPKKLQAKKASRYQTPTNGIKNRRLRLRLNPYVKRETAAAKGMRNVANRDARRKAKMARVTKAKKAATKSAKQ from the coding sequence ATGTCTGCCCGCCCGTCTGTGAGCGTGTACTCGGCGTCGTCCGACTCCGTTGTCGGGACGTGCCCGCTGCCGGCCGTGTTCACTGCGCCGATCCGCAACGACATCGTGAAGTTCGTGCACACGAACATGGCGAAGAACTCGCGCCAGGCGTACGCGGTGAACCGCCTGTCCGGCATGAACCACTCGGCGCACTCGTGGGGCACCGgccgcgccgtggcgcgTATTccgcgcatcagcggcggtggcacgaGCACGtccggcgccggtgcgttCGGCAACATGTGCCGTGGTGGCCGCATGTTTGCGCCGACGAAGATCTTccgccgctggcaccgcAAGATCAACCTGCACCAGAAGCGCTTCGCTGTGGTGTCTGCGCTCGCCGCGTCGTCTGTGCCGTCGCTGGTGATGTCGCGCGGCCACAGGATCGACAACGTGCcggaggtgccgctggtggtggaggaCTCGATCCAGGGCTACGAGAAGACGAAGGAGGCCATGGCGTTCCTGAAGGCGATCGCTGCGATCGACGACGTGAACCGCGTGAACGACTCGCGCGAGATCCGTGCTGGCTGCGGCAAGATGCGCAACCGCCGCTACGTGGCGCGCCGCGGTCCGATGCTGGTGATGCCGAACAACAAGGGCACGCGTGCGTTCCGCAACATCTTCGGGCTGGACCTGGCGAACGTGAGCGCGCTGAACCTGCTGCACCTGGCGCCCGGTGGCCACGTTGGCCGCTTCGTGATCTGGACGAAGTCGGCGTTCGAGCAGCTGGACAAGATCTTCGGCACGTTCACGGAGGCGTCCGCTGTGAAGAAGGGCTTcacgctgccggcgccgatgcTGACGAACACGGACGTGACGCGCATCATGCAgtcggaggaggtgcgccgcgtgctgaagccgaagaagctgcaggcgaagaaggcgagcCGCTACCAGACGCCGACGAACGGCATCAAGaaccgccgcctgcgcctgcgcctgaACCCGTACGTGAAGCGCgagacggctgctgcgaaggGCATGCGCAACGTTGCCAACCGCGATGCGCGCCGCAAGGCGAAGATGGCGCGCGTgacgaaggcgaagaaggcggcgacCAAGTCGGCGAAGCAGtaa